From the Echeneis naucrates chromosome 7, fEcheNa1.1, whole genome shotgun sequence genome, the window ACCATTCATCAGCATCAACTGTGGCTGACAGGTACCTGGTCacgtttaaataaaataagatagtTCTCCTCCCACTCACCTGTCCCCACACAAACCAAGCCAGCAGGCACCAAAAACATTAAGAGACTATCTGACCACTTCAGCTTCTGTCTTAGTCTATGTTTATTTGCGACGACATAACTGGCTTATAGCTTGGTACAGAAATATCAATGTCTGCactgaagagagagggagagggtcGTGTTATAAGTCATTCTGACACAAAGATTGTCATTCTAGAAAAGGTGGTGAGCTTAAAATATACCCGATATTTGTGGAGACCCCTGGGAGTCCTCTCAGACGGTCAACAGAGGTTCTCTGTCCCCCTTGCAGGAATCAGGCAAGGTCAGGGTCCAGCAGTGATACAGCAGTCCGCCAGCAGTCCATCAAGTGTGATcaggaaatgatgatgatttgtttgaCAGTGTAATGCTAAAGGATAGAATCTATGCAGTCATCAGAACATATATTTTATGCATAAGTATTATGACTGGGAGATTGGGTCACTATCCAAGAGGAATGAAAAATGCTCTATTAATACAAACATTTGGCTTCCTCTGAATAGAATCCACCAGAATCAGGCTGTTaatcatctttctttctttgctttccaGGTCACAGCAAAGTTTGCCATCATGTTTATTACAGTCCAGTACAACGTAACACAAGTTCTTGGTGCGTCAAAGTTGTTTGGTTAGTTGGTTTCTGATTAAAAGCCCTCAATTGAATTCTTATTTGGttctttgtatttctgtgttccCTGCAGATGAGAAGAGTGAGCCAGTGAACCTTTACCATTACGGTCCCAAGGATGTGGCCACTGTGTTCTTTTACCTGCTTATTGCAGTCATCCTTCATGCCTTGATACAAGAGTATATTCTTGATGTGAGTATCCAAGCTCAGCATCCATCATGTTAGTTTACATAATTTCACTGTCTCTTGGTCTCTAAATTAATATGCCAAGTGGTGACCAAGAAGTTGTGTGTTATGCTGACCGGACCTATGTATTTTTTATAACAccctttgttttgtctttgatgTTTTAAGGATCAAAAGTATCACGGGCTCCATCATCATATATCATCAATTCCGTTctgctctgtctcatttttGGGGGGTACAGGGGGCAATTCGGTCACACCACCCAAAAGACCAAAGATAATGACTGGATCAGTGCTTATGTTTCTTCTGACAGCTTTGATTTGACAGTCTTAGTATTATtaagagaaaatatatttttgtgtttctttgttccaaaaatagaaatgttcCTGTTCAAAGATCTGTCTCTCATAATGGGAACATCATGTTATTTTATGTCTCTCTCATAAGAATGATCCATGGCCCATTATTAGTTACTACTAATACAGTGCTACAAACTACAAAGCTGTAGTAATTTCTCATGTTCATACTGCCCATGACAGGATTTATTCTGTTAAACATTGAACAGTTCAGTACATTGAGCCTAAATCCTCTTTAATTGTTTCTGTGGATAAATGCATTGGTTTTAGTGTTCAGTGTCTCACGATTGGAATTTACGACATGTTAAGAGGAGGATCAAAAATGGGAACCcaattattatcattacaacATTTGATGAGATAAAACTTGCTTGGTTTCTCTCTTTAATATCGTTACTACAGTTATACTTCAAGTGCATGTAGTTCCATATCAACTGTCCATTTTTCATCAATCAATCAGTGAAAACTAAtcttaaatattttcattttgaaataaaattttaaaaactgaaaaagtgaCCAATTCTTTGATCATAATAAAGGATGTTGACACATATTCATCTTGAATAAtgtttagtttgatttgatttcagaaaatgaacagaCGGTTGCACTTgtcaaaaaccaaacacagcaaGTTCAACGAGTCTGGACAGCTTGCAGCATTTTACCTGTTGTCCTTCATGTGGGGCTGCAGCATCCTAACAGCGGTACGAGGGTCAAGAGTCACAGTAACAATCTGTCTAAGCCTCAATTAGGTTTTATCTCATAcagtgtctctctttctctgacagGAGGACTTTGCAACAAATCCTACCTTCTTATGGGAGGGTtacccacacactcacatggTGTAAGTAGAGATTTATAGACTCCTACTCATCattatatcatatttataactgtgattaatcccagaaagaaaaaaaaatcaaaccgTCTCATCTATCCAGAGCTTCAACAGTTTCAGTTCTGATTTCATAATGCTTAATACACTTACTCTCTTTTAACTTTGTATTTCTGTGATTAAAGTCAGTAATCAGTGAGGAGGATTAGGTTTGCTGTCTCTTCAGAAAATTAATATTGGCCTAGAATTCCCACACAATTAATTGCGAAAATACACTTAACACCTCTTTCAAAATCTTCAGCACATATGTTAGTCCGGCAAATCACAGATGGAAAATGATGTTGATGTATGTCTTTGCAATATGAATagttacaaaacatttcagcatGGGTAACATGATCTactttatattaaaataataaagtttATGACTGCttgtgtgaaataaaagctgGTCTGTAACCTATACACAATCTATCCTGTGTCTAGTTTCCAGGTCAAGTTCTTCTACATTTGCCAAATTGCCTATTGGCTCCATGCATTTCCTGAGCTGTACTTTCAAAAAGTACGGAAGGTAAGAACCACTTCGAAAATCGTGCACTTGAAAATATTCAGGTTCTTCGATTACCTCTTAATGGTTGAAGTGGTGAAGAGTAATTTTCTATGTGTCATCAGTACTAAATCAGataagattttatttgttgctgtcaaagtagagaaaaaggaaattatgCAATGGCAGTTTTCTTTCAGCGTTCACACTTCTTTTGTAGCacataagaaaacaaacaagacagaCTTATTCACTTAATTTAATGCTCTTCAagaatgtttcactgaagtgAAAGAAGTAATGAAGTAAATATAATCACCAAAGTGTTTACTTAAATACTTCATGTCCAAAATTTGCTTCCACAAACTTCCTTGCCATCCAAACTGTTTGTCGCTGCCCATACCAACACAgactttctgtctttttacttTCTACAGGAGGACATCCCCCGCCAGCTGTATTACATTTGCCTTTATGTTGTCCACATCACTGGTGCCTACGTCTTAAAGTGAGTGAAATGTTTAGCTCAGAGGAAAGACTTTCCCATAAGATCCCATAAAGATCAAAATGAAACTCTACTTTCCCCCTCATAGAAAGCATGAAtgctgaatatatatatatatatatatatatatatatatatatgtattttgaCCTGTgacgcctgtgtgtgtgtgtgatttacatttctttttctttttccttttctttaagACTATCCGtctaaaatatgaaacagatATGAAAATGCTGTATTTCCACGACCAGTTTGTAATATCTACATTTTTAACTCTGTGTTTCCATCCCCCTTTCTGTGTCGTTTCTGTTCAGCCTCCACCGACTGGGCCTGGTGTTGCTAGTCCCTCACTACCTGGTGGAGCTCCTCTTCCACGCCTCACGCCTCTTTTACTTCAGTGACGAGAACAAGCAGAAAGGGTAATATTATGTTTCGATTTGGTCAATTGAAATATCTGAGCATAACCAGAAGCCTGAACAAcctgatgccccccccccctttacaGTTTTACTCTTTGGGCACTCCTCTTTGTCATCGCTCGCCTCCTCACCCTCACGCTCTCAGTTCTTACATTTGGTTTTGGACTTCCCCGGACAGAAAACCAGGGCTTTTCCCTCACAGAAGGCAACTTCAATGTCCTCACCATTAGGTAAGTCCAGATAgaaacttcctgtttctcatACTGAGCTAAATTTCTAGTGACATtccaattaaataaaaaaggttttgttttcctgttgagaAACAGAATCACAATAATGTCTTAAAATGGGTTTTCTCCACCGTAAACAGGATGACTTGTCTGGCAGCAATCTGCCTGACACAGGCCTGGATGATGTGGAAATTCATTAATTTCCAGTTGAAAAAGTGGCGGGAGCACAGCCAGAACCAGgcctcaaagaaaaaaaccGTCAGCCCAAAGAGCAAGCTGCACAAAAGGGAACCTACAAGGGGTGAGTCTGCAGGAGCCTCTGCATCCGCGCACTGTGTTTCAAATGCTTGATATGTAGCATTTGTTTGCTTTACAATATGTTCCTTTAATCAGGAATCAGTTTCACTATTCATCTTTCCTGTCAGGAGGTGCTGCCAATGGAGTTGTCAAGTCTGAGGATAAAACATCACCAAGGGCAAGAAAAGCCAAAGCTTCATAGGAACGaaagaaattgaagaaaaacCGAGTGAGGGAGTTCTGACAATGTGACATTATGTCTTTACACAACTTCAGATATTGTCTATTGCTCTCAAAGCGCACTAAGAAACCTTGCATAGCTGTCCCTTTGGGGTTGAAACTCCCCATTTGAAAAAGTTTAGTATTACCATCTGCTAGAAGTGTTATTATTAATTTGGGTCCTCTGCAGATGACATATGGGCAGGGCAGATGAGATGTTGGTTGGTTTTGATGCTTTAACAGGATGGATTTAGCTCTTAAAAAGTGTCCTTTTGTGTAAAACAATGATCTCTCGTCGGGTATTTTAAACTGAGTTGCTCTTCAGTAATTTGACATCAAATCACTTAATATCACAGTACCTTAAAAAGTGAATTTTGACTTCAGGGCAACTTAATATAAAGCGTTAATGCACAGGTTAACTGTGCAGAGTGTCATTTATCAGTTAAACAGGCCACTGGTTCATGTCCCAAAATAAAGCCTTTCTTGCTCGGCAAGGCAACACTTGGATATTCTGAGTTTGCCAGGAAAAGATCATAAATGAATCACTCCAGAGAAAGATTTGTGCTATTTAGATATTTGGCATAGCTGCAGCCTGAAAGCTGAAGCTTGTACTTAACTCCTTGATCATTTACTGCCAGGATTTGACAGCCTCCGCCTTTGAAATCCAATATGTTACAGGATTGAggcagtttttatatttttgtttgcttttatcaCTAACCTGGTAACCAGTTTGTTACAGGGGtgggtgttgggggggggttcatCCAGGTTAGGTGACTTACAAAGAGGAAGCTGTGCTGTAACCTGCGATGCTGTACTGTTTGCATACAGTTAAGTGTTTATAATGGCATGATTGGAAACCTGAGCAACAAACTGTTTTAGGCTGCACTTCAGTCTTTTCTATGGTGATGTTAATGCATGATGGTTTAAGGCTACAGTCTTTATGGCTAATTCCTACCTGTGCTGTTGAgtttgcatctctctctctctctctctctctctctcgctctcgctctcgctctctctctcgctctctctctctctttctctctctctctctctctctctctctctctctctctttctctctctctctctctctcacacacacacacacacacacacacacacacacacacacaagcattcaGTGGCCTTCTTACAACTGCTGCAAGAAGtttgagttatttatttttgtcatttactACAGATAGTTATTGTTTTATATGCTTTGAAAAGCTATAACCAGCAAACACAGCGGTACATAGCAACTGCATTCAGTTAATCCAAACAATACAATCTTTCTTCAAGTGTCCTTATAACGTCAGTGTTTTGTATCATGTGTTATGCTTGTGTTGCATTctgtttgccttttgttttatattcttgGGTATCAGGGGACAAGCTCTTCACTAGTTAAACTATGATTACATCCCATATTGAAATGGGAAGTGTGTTTGCATACCTGCACACTTAatcattagtgtgtgtgtacactatTGTTTCACCTACTGTGTATGTCTGAGAATTAACTGGGCctgagtgatgatgatgacgacaaTGATGTTTGCTGCTtgtcttgttttaaaaaaaaaaatgcctgtgTGCAAAGCATGAAATGTGACAATCTGGTCATTGACTCCTGCCTTGTTGGTTGTATTTCACAATCATATCCTGTTTTTCAGTTCACTTTAGTTGGGCCCGTCACAGTCCCCAACATACTGGTGTGTGTAAAACTCTGAGTTGTGGATAAGTGTATGTATTATAGGATATTGGATACTAAATGCTTCTGTGTTCTGTCTCTGCCCCTCAGATTCCCTAtcctgtgtgagagagattttGTGATTTCTGTTGCCAAATGTGGcatgttttgtccctcctgctTCACCTTTTCAATGATTCTGACATTGCTATGGAGCACATGTATTGTACTGTTGGCCATACTCTTTCCTGCCGTGGACGAGTCTTGCTCCACTGCTACACCCACTGTGCAACTGGAGCTCTGTACAGACTGTGCTACCTGTCCACAGGCAGTCGGAGTTTGGAGTCTTAGTCTGCAGCAGGGTGGAGATGAAGATGCCATTCATTCTTGCTCCCTTTAGTGCTCCTTAGTGGGACTTAAGTGGTGTTTAAATCCCTATGTCTGTGTGGCAGTGTCATAGGAGGGAAGGAAGAGCAGATGATATATGTACCAGCCTGTTATTAAACTATCTCAGAtataagagaggaaaaaaactgacttAACCCAACACTGTACTAAACTATGTGTAAGATTTTTAAGCTATTTTTATAGAGGGGGAAACTGTTGAAATTCACTGTTGTTCAGTACACGTGTGAATATTTGTTTTGCATCCATATTGATatgaattgtttttttattttatataagaATGAAGCTTGCTGAACTGTTAGTATGGGTATACTTTGTGgtatgaggagaaaaaaaaatgaaataagcCTAATAGTTTAACTTCATGGCCTTATTAGAACAAAGTGAACTCAGTTTGAATAAGTGCTCAGTTAACATGACAATGCAGGTGTACACTGCAGCTCTCACACTTATGTTTCATGATAGTGAAAAGCACCATCATAATCCATAGTCATGTACACATCACTTTAGACACATGATCAGAGGAGCAAATGGTCACaatagtgttttgtttgttccagTCCAGCAGTTGTTTTGTTAGTGCTTGTGATCACAGGCCCACGTGTAGAAATAATAAACTATAGTAAGTACACTATCTATAAGGTTATCTTGCTGATCAGATGTCACGGTGCACAGCGGTCAGCAAACATTTAAGGCTCTGGAATATGAGCCAAGCTGCAGTTCCTCTTGCTTTTAGACACAATAGCCTGTATAACCCCACAGGAATGCACTGTTTTTGCATAATATGCATAATGTAAAAACGCTGTAACACTGCTCACTTTGGGCTGTTTCTGACTGAACTGATCAAATTGAAGTTGCGCAATTAAAACTGTGTGCATTGTGTAATTGttggaaacttaaaaaaaaaaaggctgcagtgAATTAACTTTAAGAGCAACCTCTAGGTGGCAACattcattaatacattttaatgtgagAGCTCttagaaaaaaacagacaagaaaagaaaaaacctgcAGAGCAGAGATGCGTTTATTGTATTCTATTAATTCATTCTGCGTTGTccttgatttctttttattttgctgcttgtCTATAGATGTTGcaatatatttcctttttcgATATGTTGTCTTTGAACTACTCCAATGGTATATATTTATGCAAATTCTTGTGAGTtatgatcatttattttatcactttttttttatttcatgtttgaatAAAGCCTTTGATCATTACACAGGCatactgaacttttttttttttttttttttttttttttttttttgcacaaccTGTCGACAAGATGAGCAACAGATCTATCAGCATGGAAACATGATTCAAACTGCAGTTATCCACTTCTGCCATGAACCAGCGAGGAAAATGTCATTTGTAAAGCAGGGCTCCTCAAAAGATATTGGCCTTTGAGAACGGTCTCACTCATCTATCTGTTACCGCTTTCCACTTATTTCACTCAAGAATATATTACCAGGCTTCGATTTTAAAACATGCTACCCACTGGGAATGGTGTCAGGAGACTTGAGAAAATATTGGCCAAATGTTACCTATCAGCTAATTACCACCAGGGGGCAACACAGAGCTTTGTGCCTGAGGGACAGAGGCAGTCTGCAGGGGCATAGCTGCATACAGACCTGCATTAATAAATCACTAGTCAGAatgtgaaagacagaaacattgTCTTATCACCCAGCATGCAGCTCAGCACCCTTTAAACTCTTTACCACACAGTTAGAAAGCAAAATGAATCAACTGTTGGCATACAAAATGCATCAATGCATCAAAAAGCGTTTTAGATGGGAGAGTCCTCTCAGGTTTACATGTGGGCAATTTTAATGCCAGGCCACCCTAAACATGACATCTGCATCCACATGGGGAGGA encodes:
- the LOC115046635 gene encoding translocating chain-associated membrane protein 1-like 1, with product MGFRKKNKSPPVLSHEFVIQNHADMVSCLAMIILLGLMFEVTAKFAIMFITVQYNVTQVLDEKSEPVNLYHYGPKDVATVFFYLLIAVILHALIQEYILDKMNRRLHLSKTKHSKFNESGQLAAFYLLSFMWGCSILTAEDFATNPTFLWEGYPHTHMVFQVKFFYICQIAYWLHAFPELYFQKVRKEDIPRQLYYICLYVVHITGAYVLNLHRLGLVLLVPHYLVELLFHASRLFYFSDENKQKGFTLWALLFVIARLLTLTLSVLTFGFGLPRTENQGFSLTEGNFNVLTIRMTCLAAICLTQAWMMWKFINFQLKKWREHSQNQASKKKTVSPKSKLHKREPTRGGAANGVVKSEDKTSPRARKAKAS